From Camelina sativa cultivar DH55 chromosome 20, Cs, whole genome shotgun sequence, the proteins below share one genomic window:
- the LOC104769006 gene encoding glycerophosphodiester phosphodiesterase GDPD6-like, which produces MGFNYLLPLLLLSLLVADCASRTLYRLPSEAKHATKKPLQTSRPYNLAHRGSNGEFPEETAPAYMFLIAEGADFIETDILSTKDGVLICHHDVNLDDTTDVADHKEFADRKRTYEVQGMNMTGFFTVDFTLKELKTLGAKQRYPFRDQQYNGKFPIITFDEYISIALDAPRVVGIYPEIKNPVFMNQQVKWADGKKIEDKFVETLKKYGYKGSYMSEDWLKQPIFIQSFAATSLVYISSMIDSPKLFLIDDVTILTEDTNKTYAEITSDAYLDYIKPYVVGIGPWKDTIVPVNNNRLMTPTDLVARAHSRNLQVHPYTYRNENQFLHLDFNQDAYQEYDYWLNKIGVDGLFTDFTGSLHNYQELRTPLPKQ; this is translated from the exons ATGGGCTTCAACT ATCTTCTACCGTTGCTTTTACTGTCATTGTTGGTTGCTGATTGTGCCTCGAGGACATTGTATCGTCTCCCAAGTGAAGCAAAACATGCAACCAAGAAACCGCTTCAGACTTCTCGTCCTTATAACCTTGCACACAGAGGATCAAACGGAGAGTTCCCTGAAGAAACTGCTCCTGCATATATG TTTTTGATTGCAGAGGGTGCAGATTTCATAGAAACAGATATTTTATCAACAAAAGACGGTGTTCTGATATGTCATCACGATGTTAATCTCGATGATACAACCGATGTTGCAGACCATAAGGAGTTTGCTGACCGTAAGAGAACTTATGAAGTCCAAGGAATGAACATGACCGGCTTCTTCACTG TTGATTTTACTCTCAAAGAACTGAAAACACTTGGTGCAAAGCAGAGGTATCCTTTCAGGGATCAACAGTACAATG GTAAATTTCCGATTATTACCTTCGACGAGTATATTTCGATAGCACTGGATGCACCTAGAGTAGTTGGGATATATCCAGAGATCAAAAATCCGGTTTTCATGAATCAGCAA GTGAAATGGGCGGATGGTAAAAAAATTGAGGATAAATTTGTGGAAACATTGAAGAAATATGGATACAAAGGCTCATATATGTCTGAAGATTGGTTAAAGCAGCCAATATTTATTCAGTCTTTTGCTGCAACTTCGCTTGTTTACATTTCAAGCATGATTGACTCACCAAAATTGTTCTTGATCGACGATGTCACCATTCTAACAGAAGACACCAATAAG ACATACGCGGAGATTACATCAGACGCATATTTAGATTACATTAAACCGTATGTAGTTGGGATTGGTCCATGGAAAGACACAATTGTGCCTGTGAACAACAACCGTCTCATGACGCCAACAGATTTAGTTGCAAGAGCACATTCGCGTAATCTTCAG GTACATCCATACACATACCGTAATGAGAACCAGTTTCTGCATTTAGATTTTAATCAAGACGCATATCAAGAGTATGATTATTGGCTCAATAAGATAGGTGTTGATGGTTTGTTCACTGATTTCACCGGAAGTCTACACAATTACCAGGAATTGAGGACTCCTTTGCCAAAGCAATAG
- the LOC104769007 gene encoding mitochondrial import receptor subunit TOM5 homolog, which yields MANNVVSFDKLKAFWHSEVHDEQKWAVNMKLLRALGMFAGGVFLMRNYGELMGGI from the exons ATGGCGAACAATGTTGTATCATTCGACAAGCTTAAAGCTTTCTGGCACTCTGAGGTTCACGACGAACAAAAATGGGCTGTTAACATG AAACTTTTGAGAGCACTTGGTATGTTTGCAGGAGGAGTCTTCCTGATGCGTAACTATGGTGAACTCATGGGAGGAATTTGA
- the LOC104769008 gene encoding uncharacterized protein LOC104769008, translated as MAAKLICSSLTVHSMANKKPSPSTTRTISSKKSTTTQQVKLLTRVEQLKLLTKAEKAGLLSLAEKSGFSLSTIERLGLLTKAEEFGVLSAATNPETPGTLFTLSLGLLLLGPVCAYVVPEDYTWEVVVQVLVALVSVLGGSAAFAASGFVSNLQKSD; from the exons ATGGCAGCTAAATTAATCTGTTCGTCTTTAACAGTGCATTCAATGGCGAACAAGAAGCCTTCACCATCTACAACAAGAACCATATCCTCAAAGAAG AGTACAACGACTCAACAGGTGAAACTACTGACAAGAGTTGAGCAGCTCAAGCTTCTGACCAAAGCCGAGAAAGCAGGGCTATTGTCTTTAGCAGAGAAGTCAGGTTTCTCTCTGTCGACCATCGAGCGTCTTGGATTGCTTACCAAAGCCGAGGAGTTCGGCGTTTTGTCTGCCGCCACTAACCCTGAAACGCCTGGGACGCTATTCACTTTGAGCCTTGGTTTGCTCCTTCTTGGACCAGTTTGTGCCTATGTTGTTCCTGAAGATTACACTTGGGAAGTGGTGGTTCAGGTTCTTGTGGCTTTGGTCTCTGTTCTTGGTGGCTCTGCTGCTTTCGCTGCTTCTGGTTTTGTCTCCAATTTGCAGAAATCTGATTAG